A window from Sphingobacteriales bacterium encodes these proteins:
- a CDS encoding T9SS type A sorting domain-containing protein yields the protein MRNILFCFSLVFISFLSNAQCIPDSFSKPNIYPDTIRNLDTAYANQYYEMKMTAVIPVDTLVFGNRMPIDSIGLISLTGLPASLSYVSNSLSGYWKGGTSGCILISGTPQNNENGVYPLNIMVRAFVAGVPADYPVKGYKIVVIGNSSINKSDLSHQVSFYPNPSFDIASLRFYSSENAETFIILNNSIGKIIRKIPVTVSAGHNSVLIPISDLPKGNYFLQININQQIITFPFIKY from the coding sequence ATGCGTAACATTTTATTTTGCTTTTCACTTGTCTTTATTTCATTTCTCTCTAACGCTCAATGTATCCCTGATTCCTTTTCCAAACCCAATATTTATCCTGATACCATTCGCAATCTTGATACAGCCTATGCAAACCAATACTATGAAATGAAAATGACTGCAGTAATTCCTGTTGATACCTTGGTTTTCGGAAACCGTATGCCTATTGATTCCATCGGTCTAATCTCCCTGACTGGCTTACCTGCAAGCCTTTCTTATGTTTCTAACTCACTTTCAGGATATTGGAAAGGTGGCACAAGTGGCTGTATTCTTATCTCTGGTACTCCTCAGAATAATGAAAACGGGGTGTATCCATTAAATATCATGGTTCGCGCTTTCGTTGCAGGTGTACCTGCCGATTATCCTGTTAAAGGATATAAAATTGTTGTTATTGGTAATTCCTCAATAAACAAATCTGATTTAAGTCATCAGGTTTCTTTTTACCCCAATCCTTCTTTTGATATTGCCTCTCTTCGGTTTTACAGCTCTGAAAACGCTGAAACATTTATTATTTTAAATAATTCCATTGGTAAAATTATTCGAAAAATACCGGTTACTGTATCAGCAGGTCATAACTCCGTTTTGATACCTATTTCAGATTTACCCAAAGGAAATTATTTTCTACAGATTAATATTAACCAACAAATTATCACTTTTCCTTTTATAAAATATTGA
- a CDS encoding CocE/NonD family hydrolase, with amino-acid sequence MTSFTIFLNQKIPVRDGIKLSASLYLPKDISPTSTLFLITPYNVDRNHQQASFFTQNGFSVLLVDSRGRGNSEGKFNPFSQQDGRDGYDVCQWISEQNWNNGRVGMFGGSYLGMVQWLTLKENPPALKSIAPTAAVCPGIDFPKKNNIFYSYLAPYLSFIYGKTSNPNLFSDTNYWESFYYDYYSGKFPYSELLKKSFISFPKFNQWIRHPSFDSFWKSIIPDNSTYEKINIPILTITGYFDDDQYGALYYYKNHLKYNFSFSKENHYIIIGPWDHAGTRDPQKTIDNQSFSETSTLNFNKIHLDWFNWTLNNKEKPAYLNNTFIFFLINENKWYNFHFHNSDLFSNKQFFFLGNNGTLNSDSENNCEYIININSLKTKFNSPDLKLNTSYNYAFHYFDFSSDDNEILFESQPFSEPLFIAGNAELNLFVKTNLPDFDLEFLLYDKDPNNNHYFITRDFLRFRYSKTLEKSEINKTPDKINKISFKNSNIIFKKIPTGHKLVLHIKHLNLSVFQKNYNTGKDVSYETSTDAINGCLTIFCNSKFPSSLAIPLLTEFYINEKF; translated from the coding sequence ATGACATCTTTTACTATTTTTCTGAATCAAAAGATTCCTGTTCGTGATGGAATTAAATTATCTGCTTCGTTGTATTTACCTAAAGATATTTCACCTACTTCGACTCTTTTTCTGATAACTCCATACAATGTCGATAGAAATCATCAACAGGCATCTTTTTTTACTCAAAATGGGTTTTCTGTATTGCTTGTTGACTCAAGAGGCAGAGGCAACTCCGAAGGAAAATTTAATCCATTTAGTCAGCAGGATGGTAGAGATGGATATGATGTTTGCCAATGGATTTCAGAGCAGAATTGGAATAATGGACGAGTGGGAATGTTTGGTGGATCTTACCTTGGAATGGTTCAATGGCTTACACTTAAAGAAAATCCCCCTGCTTTAAAATCAATTGCTCCTACCGCTGCCGTTTGTCCCGGAATTGATTTTCCCAAAAAAAATAACATTTTTTATTCTTATTTAGCTCCTTATCTCAGCTTTATTTATGGAAAAACATCCAATCCTAATTTGTTCTCTGATACAAATTATTGGGAATCTTTTTATTATGATTATTATAGCGGGAAATTCCCTTATTCTGAGTTGTTAAAAAAATCTTTTATTTCTTTTCCAAAATTCAATCAATGGATCCGTCATCCTTCTTTCGATTCCTTTTGGAAAAGCATTATACCTGACAATTCTACCTATGAAAAAATTAATATACCAATCTTAACAATTACCGGATATTTTGATGACGATCAGTACGGTGCATTATATTATTACAAAAATCATTTAAAATACAACTTTTCGTTTTCTAAAGAAAATCATTACATTATCATCGGCCCCTGGGATCATGCAGGAACAAGAGACCCTCAAAAAACGATTGATAATCAGTCGTTTTCTGAAACATCTACACTTAATTTTAATAAAATCCATCTCGATTGGTTTAATTGGACACTCAATAATAAAGAAAAGCCGGCCTATCTAAATAATACTTTTATTTTTTTCTTAATCAACGAAAATAAATGGTACAATTTTCATTTTCACAATAGTGATCTGTTTTCAAATAAGCAATTCTTTTTTCTTGGAAACAATGGAACACTAAATTCTGACTCTGAAAATAATTGTGAGTACATAATTAATATCAATTCTCTCAAAACTAAATTCAATTCCCCGGACTTAAAGCTTAATACTTCATACAATTATGCTTTCCATTATTTTGATTTTTCTTCAGACGATAATGAAATACTTTTTGAGTCTCAACCGTTTTCAGAACCTTTATTCATTGCCGGAAATGCAGAATTGAATTTATTTGTCAAAACCAATCTACCTGATTTTGATCTTGAATTTCTTTTATATGATAAAGACCCCAATAATAATCATTACTTTATTACCCGTGATTTTTTACGCTTTAGATATAGCAAAACACTTGAAAAATCTGAAATTAATAAAACACCTGATAAAATAAACAAAATAAGTTTCAAAAATTCTAATATAATTTTTAAAAAAATACCCACTGGTCATAAATTGGTGTTGCATATCAAACATTTGAATCTGTCAGTTTTTCAGAAAAATTATAATACAGGAAAAGATGTTTCTTATGAAACTTCTACAGATGCTATTAACGGTTGTTTAACAATATTTTGTAATTCAAAGTTCCCATCTTCTCTTGCAATCCCACTCTTAACTGAATTTTATATTAATGAAAAATTTTAA